The Pseudomonas extremaustralis genome contains a region encoding:
- a CDS encoding sulfite exporter TauE/SafE family protein has protein sequence MDPVELMSQWSFGGVDWLVIGVGVAVAYVVFGIAGFGTALVAGPVLILFMPLSKIIPLLVLLDFVAAFGNLLQSRRDVNKPELLRLLPCMAIGCTLGVVFLLNLHSDLLLLLMGLFISAYAIYSLAVKARPAQLAAGWSIPMGTVGGLFGALFGSGGFLYAIYLNSRLPKDAARATQSALISCSTVVRLSLFLIAGVYADLPLLLLALCLLPAMALGLWCGRRLTLRMSREAFVRLVTWLVLASGIALIGRYLST, from the coding sequence ATGGACCCGGTTGAGTTGATGAGTCAGTGGTCGTTTGGCGGCGTGGATTGGCTGGTGATCGGCGTGGGTGTCGCCGTGGCCTACGTGGTGTTCGGCATCGCCGGCTTTGGTACAGCGCTGGTGGCCGGGCCGGTGTTGATCCTGTTCATGCCGCTGTCGAAGATCATCCCGCTGCTGGTACTGCTGGATTTTGTCGCGGCGTTTGGCAACCTCCTGCAATCGCGACGGGATGTGAATAAACCGGAGTTGTTGCGACTGCTGCCGTGCATGGCGATCGGCTGCACCCTGGGCGTGGTGTTTTTGCTCAACCTGCATTCGGACCTGCTGCTGTTGTTGATGGGGCTGTTCATCAGTGCTTATGCGATTTACAGCCTGGCGGTGAAGGCTCGGCCAGCGCAGTTGGCGGCGGGCTGGTCGATTCCCATGGGGACGGTCGGTGGTTTGTTTGGTGCGTTGTTCGGCAGCGGCGGCTTTTTATATGCGATCTACCTCAACAGCCGCTTGCCCAAGGACGCGGCACGCGCCACCCAAAGCGCACTGATCAGTTGCAGCACGGTGGTGCGCCTGAGCCTGTTCCTGATTGCCGGGGTGTATGCCGACCTGCCATTGCTGCTGTTGGCGCTGTGCCTGCTGCCGGCGATGGCCTTGGGGCTGTGGTGCGGGCGCAGGCTGACGCTGCGCATGTCCCGCGAGGCGTTTGTGCGGTTGGTGACGTGGTTGGTGTTGGCCAGTGGCATTGCGTTGATCGGACGGTACTTGAGTACTTGA
- the mltF gene encoding membrane-bound lytic murein transglycosylase MltF, which produces MFSPTALRPRCARWLIATGLFLMLSACVDKPSTLERIKEDGVLRVITRNSPATYFQDRNGETGFEYELVKRFADDLGVKLEIETADNLDDLFDQLGKPNGPVLAAAGLVSSEQRLKQVRFSHPYLEVTPQIIYRNGQSRPTNAADLAGKKIMVLKGSTHAEQLAELKKQNPAIEYEESDAVEVVDLLRMVDEGQIDLTLVDSNEVAMNQVYFPNVRVAFDLGNASHQSWAVAAGEDNSLLNEVNSYLDKVGKNGTLQRLKDRYYGHVDVLGYMGAYTFAQHLQQRLPKYEKHFKTYAKEEKVDWRLLAAIGYQESLWQPAVTSKTGVRGLMMLTQNTAQAMGVSNRLDAKQSIMGGAKYLAKIKDELDDDIAEPDRTWFALAAYNVGTGHLDDARLLAKKDGLNPNKWLDVKKMLPRLAQKQWYSKTRYGYARGNEPVHFVANIRRYYDILTWVTQPQLEGNQVVEGKLHVPGVNKTKPPEENPQL; this is translated from the coding sequence ATGTTCTCACCAACTGCTTTGCGCCCGCGATGTGCCAGATGGCTCATCGCAACCGGACTCTTCCTGATGCTCAGCGCCTGTGTTGATAAACCCAGCACGCTCGAGCGAATCAAGGAGGATGGCGTATTGCGGGTGATTACCCGGAACAGCCCGGCCACGTATTTCCAGGACCGCAACGGTGAAACCGGTTTCGAATACGAACTGGTCAAGCGTTTTGCCGACGACCTGGGCGTGAAGCTGGAAATCGAGACCGCCGACAACCTCGATGACCTGTTCGACCAGTTGGGCAAACCCAACGGCCCGGTCCTGGCTGCCGCCGGCCTGGTCAGCAGCGAGCAGCGTCTCAAGCAGGTACGTTTTTCCCACCCGTACCTCGAAGTGACCCCGCAGATCATCTACCGCAACGGCCAGTCGCGCCCCACCAACGCCGCCGACCTGGCCGGCAAGAAGATCATGGTGCTCAAGGGCAGCACCCACGCCGAACAATTGGCGGAGTTGAAAAAGCAGAATCCCGCGATCGAATACGAAGAGTCCGACGCCGTCGAGGTGGTCGATCTGTTGCGCATGGTCGATGAAGGCCAGATCGACCTGACCCTGGTTGACTCCAACGAAGTCGCGATGAACCAGGTGTATTTCCCTAACGTGCGCGTAGCGTTCGACCTTGGCAATGCCAGCCACCAGAGCTGGGCCGTCGCCGCCGGCGAAGACAACAGCCTGCTCAACGAGGTCAACAGCTACCTGGACAAGGTCGGCAAGAACGGCACCTTGCAGCGTCTGAAAGATCGCTACTACGGGCATGTCGATGTGCTCGGCTACATGGGCGCCTACACCTTCGCCCAGCATTTGCAGCAGCGCTTGCCCAAGTACGAGAAACACTTCAAGACCTACGCCAAGGAAGAAAAAGTCGACTGGCGCCTGCTGGCCGCCATTGGCTACCAGGAATCGCTCTGGCAACCGGCGGTCACCTCCAAGACCGGCGTGCGCGGCCTGATGATGCTGACCCAGAACACCGCCCAGGCCATGGGCGTGTCCAACCGCCTGGACGCCAAGCAAAGCATCATGGGCGGCGCCAAGTACCTGGCCAAGATCAAGGATGAGCTGGACGACGACATCGCCGAGCCGGATCGTACCTGGTTTGCCCTGGCTGCCTACAACGTGGGTACAGGGCATCTGGACGACGCGCGCCTCCTGGCAAAAAAGGACGGCCTGAACCCGAACAAGTGGCTGGACGTGAAGAAAATGCTGCCGCGCCTGGCGCAGAAGCAGTGGTACAGCAAGACCCGTTATGGCTACGCCCGGGGCAACGAGCCGGTGCACTTTGTGGCGAACATCCGACGCTACTACGACATCCTCACCTGGGTGACCCAGCCACAGCTGGAAGGCAACCAAGTGGTGGAAGGCAAGCTGCATGTGCCGGGCGTGAACAAGACCAAGCCGCCGGAAGAAAACCCGCAACTGTAA
- a CDS encoding LysR family transcriptional regulator translates to MISTRQLRYFVEIADSGSFSAAAERLFIAQSALSRQIKELEAQLQTPLFERTARQPRLTAAGEAFYPRARNLLSELHKASEMATQVGHGQVGTLRLSHSSTVPMSGPLLRGISTWLERCPGVSMDIVKLSSEAQLEDIADGRLDVGLLRLPVLRQREGVRVQPLYSERLLLAVPPHHALARSDTPVELARLKDEAFISIPHPQRGGLSYLSAELCMRAGFFPKAARVMSRKTTQLQLIQAGFGIALLPKSMQDIAPANLHFLPLADPDCLSTVALACPQAPSALVEQFCQTLRECL, encoded by the coding sequence GTGATTTCTACCCGCCAACTGCGCTACTTCGTCGAAATCGCCGACAGCGGTAGCTTCAGTGCCGCCGCCGAGCGCCTGTTTATCGCGCAATCGGCCCTGAGCCGACAGATCAAGGAACTGGAAGCCCAGTTGCAAACCCCATTGTTCGAGCGCACGGCCCGCCAGCCCAGGTTGACGGCCGCCGGCGAAGCCTTTTACCCGCGGGCGCGCAACCTGTTGAGTGAACTGCACAAGGCCAGCGAGATGGCGACGCAAGTGGGTCACGGCCAAGTCGGCACCCTGCGCTTGAGTCATTCGAGCACTGTGCCGATGAGCGGCCCATTGCTGCGCGGCATCAGCACCTGGCTGGAACGCTGCCCCGGCGTATCGATGGATATCGTCAAACTGTCCTCCGAAGCCCAACTGGAGGACATCGCCGACGGGCGCCTGGACGTCGGCCTGTTGCGCCTGCCGGTGTTGCGCCAGCGCGAAGGCGTGCGCGTACAGCCTTTATACAGCGAGCGACTGTTGCTGGCGGTACCGCCGCACCATGCGCTGGCGCGCAGCGACACGCCGGTGGAATTGGCCCGACTCAAGGATGAGGCATTTATCTCGATCCCCCATCCCCAGCGCGGCGGCCTGAGTTACCTGTCGGCGGAGTTGTGCATGCGCGCCGGATTTTTCCCTAAGGCTGCGCGGGTGATGTCGCGCAAGACTACGCAATTGCAATTGATCCAGGCCGGCTTCGGTATTGCCTTGTTACCAAAGTCCATGCAGGACATCGCTCCCGCGAATCTGCACTTTTTGCCCCTGGCCGACCCGGACTGCCTGAGTACCGTGGCCCTGGCCTGCCCGCAGGCGCCGAGCGCGCTAGTGGAGCAATTCTGTCAAACCTTGCGCGAATGCCTATAA
- a CDS encoding membrane-targeted effector domain-containing toxin, which translates to MPLTDTSAAAQRQLKALAPAVLDTCPNMQAMAADTAREILAKHGLADLDPEQVYWHRFKAGASDGRAFTGWIHNDKPLESMTLPQLVIHRFSVHDQDNADLLDGDGGFYSVGPEARLFDQSNEVRLSARAVLNDFWDINFSDRYTTRMHSFWSTHQDDFRTLCKVNFLANALQARQAEQLTAAQFQTVIKAVASDLTWPPTLSNLQAKAPAGSGLRLAALDIGGHIASDILRIIDRDGRQILYVPGDAQAFHCFDTPADLHFWLLCQTNHAQNRARFMTHFPLSAQIQQDDTDAVTWKQMLVTPILIYRTAQALTGTLPPDWVDKGLNACIDQLFVTWGQWDHHLINQADQSIDGDAFSWLARSSQSRMQDDADFCLHSNGDLRKKLWIGYLNAFSKVFGPMAVVGGPVALVVIGANAASLGLNIDQAINGKTPAERRAGVQGAIFSAIDTLFNLSVLKADGVLADVAEASDNIADIYANVPKPSEITPDKIALEPVQPPDVPAHYEANLILEGETLNTTPGKGFQVYTLKTSNGLPQHAIMMNGQTYYVRYENDLNGPSHWAIVDPANPNGFSGSRPVRLNEQLEWEPLPGSRGLKGGGGNSSKAANARPTGTAARPSTSNAIGRAITPFDTPPSLRRELKKWALDILETHVDARFLSVDRFAHYFSRTHDQLLQAARTFYRDLSWSRLPQRPSIPALEPSASFADLIERLPEHLPGLVIGETLDRITSTRLIMENLPLLARKGVRTLYMQRLLNDFAQDDLNHYFQSGIMSEDLQESLSAMSTDPAGQFNELQLIKTARSNGIRVQALDCAAHYKYPDPLLARTEQMARNYLAHSLFRSDQTLNSAGKWLILTTPDSTNTFREVAGLSELEGGIGLRIEEVYPGQGNDLRIDPGTPVDFDLVTQGEGASDTSETLHADLRVQVEAPPVQRTELQNRRLLFRKGMYLIDETEGAYTLLHRSRDQGFVMTPITQLADGSFVIERPTWPLVHQVHFPTLDKLSSAITNTGLSLQSRLPR; encoded by the coding sequence ATGCCGCTTACCGATACATCCGCCGCCGCCCAACGCCAGCTCAAAGCCCTGGCGCCCGCTGTACTCGACACGTGCCCGAACATGCAGGCGATGGCGGCCGACACGGCCCGCGAGATTCTCGCCAAACATGGTCTGGCTGACCTGGACCCGGAACAGGTGTACTGGCACCGGTTCAAGGCGGGCGCCAGCGATGGCCGCGCGTTTACCGGCTGGATTCATAACGATAAACCGCTGGAATCCATGACCCTGCCGCAGTTGGTGATTCACCGCTTCAGCGTGCACGATCAGGACAACGCCGACCTGCTCGACGGTGACGGCGGTTTCTACAGCGTAGGCCCCGAAGCCCGGCTTTTCGATCAGAGCAACGAGGTGCGCCTGTCCGCCAGAGCGGTGCTCAACGACTTCTGGGACATCAACTTCAGCGACCGCTATACCACGCGCATGCACAGTTTCTGGAGCACCCATCAGGACGACTTTCGCACACTGTGCAAAGTCAATTTCCTCGCCAACGCCCTGCAAGCCCGGCAGGCCGAACAGTTGACCGCCGCGCAGTTCCAGACGGTCATCAAAGCCGTCGCCAGCGACCTGACCTGGCCGCCGACCTTGTCCAACCTGCAAGCCAAAGCACCCGCCGGCTCAGGCCTGAGGTTGGCGGCGCTGGACATCGGTGGACATATCGCCAGCGATATCCTGCGCATCATTGACCGCGACGGTCGGCAAATCCTCTATGTGCCCGGCGACGCCCAAGCCTTCCACTGCTTCGACACACCGGCCGACCTGCATTTCTGGCTCTTGTGCCAAACCAACCACGCGCAAAACCGTGCACGGTTCATGACCCACTTTCCCCTCTCGGCGCAAATCCAACAGGACGATACCGACGCCGTGACCTGGAAACAGATGTTGGTGACGCCGATATTGATCTACCGCACCGCCCAGGCCCTGACCGGCACGCTGCCGCCGGACTGGGTGGACAAGGGGCTCAATGCCTGTATCGATCAGTTGTTCGTGACCTGGGGCCAGTGGGATCACCACCTGATCAATCAGGCGGATCAGTCCATCGACGGCGATGCATTCAGCTGGCTGGCCCGGTCCAGCCAGTCGCGCATGCAGGATGACGCCGACTTCTGCCTGCACAGCAACGGCGATCTGCGCAAGAAATTGTGGATCGGCTACCTGAACGCGTTCAGTAAAGTCTTCGGCCCGATGGCCGTGGTGGGCGGGCCGGTTGCCCTGGTGGTGATCGGCGCCAACGCGGCCAGCCTGGGACTCAATATCGACCAGGCCATCAACGGCAAAACCCCGGCTGAACGCCGCGCGGGCGTGCAGGGAGCAATCTTCAGCGCCATCGACACCCTGTTCAACCTGAGCGTGCTGAAAGCCGATGGGGTATTGGCGGATGTCGCCGAGGCCTCGGACAATATCGCCGACATTTACGCCAACGTCCCAAAGCCGTCTGAGATAACGCCAGACAAGATTGCACTGGAGCCCGTGCAGCCACCCGACGTGCCAGCTCATTACGAGGCCAACCTGATCCTTGAGGGTGAAACTCTCAATACCACGCCCGGAAAGGGCTTTCAGGTCTATACCCTGAAAACCTCGAACGGCTTGCCTCAGCACGCAATCATGATGAATGGCCAGACCTACTACGTTCGCTATGAAAACGACCTCAACGGTCCGAGCCACTGGGCCATCGTCGATCCGGCCAACCCCAACGGCTTTTCCGGCAGCCGGCCGGTTCGCCTGAACGAACAACTGGAATGGGAGCCGCTGCCTGGCAGTCGAGGCCTCAAGGGTGGAGGCGGCAACTCGAGCAAAGCGGCCAACGCCCGCCCGACAGGCACTGCCGCAAGGCCTTCGACATCGAACGCCATTGGCCGGGCGATTACACCGTTCGATACGCCGCCCTCGCTACGCCGAGAGCTCAAGAAATGGGCGCTGGACATCCTGGAAACCCATGTCGACGCCCGCTTCCTGAGCGTCGACCGCTTTGCGCACTACTTCAGCCGCACCCATGACCAATTACTGCAAGCGGCAAGAACGTTCTACCGCGACCTGTCCTGGTCACGCTTGCCGCAGCGACCGAGTATTCCGGCGCTTGAACCGTCCGCCTCGTTCGCCGATTTGATCGAACGCCTGCCAGAACATCTGCCGGGCCTGGTCATCGGCGAAACCCTGGACCGCATCACCAGCACGCGCCTGATCATGGAAAACCTGCCGCTGCTCGCGCGCAAAGGCGTCAGAACCCTGTACATGCAACGCTTGCTCAACGACTTTGCCCAGGACGACCTGAATCACTATTTCCAGAGCGGCATAATGTCCGAAGACCTGCAAGAAAGCCTGAGCGCAATGAGCACCGACCCTGCCGGGCAATTCAACGAACTGCAACTGATCAAAACCGCCAGGAGCAATGGCATTCGCGTCCAGGCCCTGGACTGCGCCGCCCACTACAAATACCCCGACCCTCTCCTCGCGCGCACCGAGCAAATGGCCAGGAACTACCTGGCCCACAGCCTTTTCCGCAGCGACCAGACCCTCAACAGCGCAGGCAAATGGCTGATCCTGACGACACCCGACAGCACCAACACATTCCGCGAAGTGGCCGGCCTCAGCGAATTGGAAGGAGGGATCGGACTGCGCATCGAGGAGGTCTACCCCGGACAAGGCAACGACCTGCGAATCGACCCCGGCACCCCGGTCGATTTCGACCTTGTCACCCAGGGCGAAGGGGCGAGCGATACCTCCGAGACCCTGCACGCCGACCTGCGCGTCCAGGTCGAAGCGCCCCCGGTGCAACGCACTGAACTACAAAATCGACGCCTGCTGTTTCGCAAGGGCATGTACCTGATCGACGAAACCGAAGGCGCCTACACCCTACTCCACCGCAGCCGCGACCAAGGCTTCGTCATGACCCCCATCACGCAACTGGCCGACGGCAGCTTCGTCATCGAACGTCCCACCTGGCCGCTGGTGCACCAAGTGCACTTCCCTACGCTGGACAAACTCTCCTCAGCCATCACCAACACCGGGCTGAGCCTGCAAAGCAGGTTGCCGCGCTGA
- the guaB gene encoding IMP dehydrogenase, with protein MLRISQEALTFDDILLVPGYSEVLPNEVSLKTRLTRGIELNIPLVSAAMDTVTEARLAIAMAQEGGIGIIHKNMTVEQQAAEVRKVKRYEAGVVKDPITIDADATVRDLFELTRLHNISGVPVLHDGDLVGIVTSRDVRFENRLEVTVREVMTPKERLVTVKEGANKNDVRELLHKHRIERVLIVDDKFALKGMMTVNDIEKAKAYPLASKDDQGRLRVGAAVGTGKDTGDRVAALVAAGVDVVVVDTAHGHSKGVIERVRWVKQNFPEVQVIGGNIATGAAAKALAEAGADAVKVGIGPGSICTTRIVAGVGVPQISAIANVAEALEGTGVPLIADGGIRFSGDLSKAIVAGASCVMMGSMFAGTEEAPGEIELFQGRSYKAYRGMGSLGAMSQAQGSSDRYFQDSSAGAEKLVPEGIEGRVPYKGTLSAIIHQLMGGLRSSMGYTGSADIEEMRTKPEFVRITGAGMAESHVHDVQITKEAPNYRVG; from the coding sequence ATGCTGCGTATCAGCCAAGAAGCTCTGACATTCGACGACATTCTCCTAGTGCCCGGTTATTCCGAGGTGCTTCCTAACGAAGTCAGTCTCAAGACCCGCCTAACCCGTGGCATCGAGCTGAATATTCCCCTGGTTTCCGCTGCCATGGACACCGTCACCGAAGCCCGTCTGGCCATTGCCATGGCTCAGGAAGGCGGCATCGGCATCATCCACAAGAACATGACCGTCGAGCAGCAAGCTGCCGAAGTGCGCAAGGTCAAGCGTTACGAAGCCGGGGTGGTGAAAGATCCGATCACCATCGACGCCGACGCCACCGTGCGCGATCTGTTCGAACTGACCCGCCTGCACAACATCTCCGGCGTTCCGGTGCTGCACGATGGCGACCTGGTCGGCATCGTCACTTCCCGTGACGTGCGTTTCGAGAATCGTCTTGAAGTCACCGTCCGCGAAGTGATGACGCCTAAAGAGCGTCTGGTCACGGTCAAGGAAGGCGCCAACAAGAACGACGTGCGTGAACTGCTGCACAAGCATCGCATCGAGCGCGTGCTGATCGTCGACGACAAATTCGCCCTCAAGGGCATGATGACCGTCAACGACATCGAGAAAGCCAAGGCTTACCCGTTGGCCAGCAAGGATGACCAAGGTCGTCTGCGCGTCGGCGCCGCCGTCGGTACTGGTAAAGACACCGGTGATCGCGTCGCGGCCCTGGTCGCGGCCGGCGTGGACGTGGTGGTGGTCGACACCGCCCACGGTCACTCCAAGGGCGTGATCGAGCGCGTGCGCTGGGTCAAACAGAATTTCCCTGAAGTCCAGGTGATCGGCGGCAACATCGCCACCGGCGCTGCCGCCAAGGCCCTGGCCGAAGCTGGCGCCGATGCGGTCAAGGTCGGTATCGGCCCTGGCTCGATCTGCACCACCCGTATCGTAGCCGGCGTGGGCGTGCCGCAAATCAGCGCCATCGCCAACGTCGCCGAGGCCCTTGAAGGCACGGGCGTTCCGTTGATCGCCGACGGCGGCATCCGCTTCTCCGGTGACCTGTCCAAGGCCATCGTAGCCGGTGCTTCCTGCGTGATGATGGGCTCGATGTTCGCCGGTACCGAAGAGGCGCCGGGCGAGATCGAACTGTTCCAGGGCCGTTCGTACAAGGCTTACCGCGGCATGGGTTCGCTGGGCGCCATGTCCCAGGCACAAGGTTCCTCCGACCGTTACTTCCAGGACTCTTCGGCAGGCGCCGAGAAGCTCGTACCGGAAGGCATCGAAGGCCGTGTGCCGTACAAGGGCACCCTGAGCGCCATCATCCATCAACTGATGGGCGGCCTGCGCTCCTCGATGGGCTACACCGGCAGCGCCGACATCGAAGAAATGCGCACCAAGCCAGAGTTCGTGCGGATCACCGGCGCCGGTATGGCCGAATCCCACGTCCACGACGTGCAGATCACCAAGGAAGCGCCAAACTACCGCGTAGGTTGA
- the guaA gene encoding glutamine-hydrolyzing GMP synthase, with amino-acid sequence MALDIHAHRILILDFGSQYTQLIARRVREIGVYCELHPFDMDDEAIREFAPKGVILAGGPESVHEADSPRCPQAVFDLGVPVFGICYGMQTMAEQLGGKVEGSELREFGYARVDVVGKSRLLDGIEDHVDADGLFGLDVWMSHGDKVTRMPQDFHILASTPSCPIAGMFNDERRYYGVQFHPEVTHTKQGGRILSRFILDICGCEALWTPSKIAEDAIAQVRAQVGTDNVLLGLSGGVDSSVVAALLHKAIGDQLTCVFVDNGLLRLHEGEQVMAMFAENMGVKVIRANAEEQFLNNLAGESDPEKKRKIIGRTFIDVFDAQSNKLDNIKYLAQGTIYPDVIESAGAKSGKAHVIKSHHNVGGLPDEMNLKLVEPLRELFKDEVRRLGLELGLPYDMVYRHPFPGPGLGVRILGEVKKEYADLLRRADHIFIEELRKADWYHKVSQAFVVFQPVKSVGVVGDGRRYAWVVALRAVETIDFMTARWAHLPYELLETVSGRIINEIEGISRVTYDVSSKPPATIEWE; translated from the coding sequence ATGGCCCTCGACATTCACGCCCACCGTATCCTGATCCTCGATTTCGGTTCCCAGTACACCCAACTGATCGCTCGCCGCGTGCGTGAAATCGGTGTGTACTGCGAACTGCATCCGTTCGACATGGACGACGAAGCGATCCGCGAATTCGCACCGAAAGGCGTCATCCTCGCCGGTGGCCCGGAGTCCGTGCACGAAGCCGACAGCCCGCGTTGCCCGCAAGCCGTATTCGACCTGGGCGTACCCGTCTTTGGTATCTGCTACGGCATGCAGACCATGGCCGAGCAACTGGGCGGCAAGGTTGAAGGTTCCGAGCTGCGTGAATTCGGTTACGCCCGTGTCGACGTGGTCGGCAAGAGCCGCCTGCTTGACGGCATCGAAGACCACGTCGACGCCGACGGCCTGTTCGGCCTCGACGTGTGGATGAGCCACGGTGACAAAGTCACCAGGATGCCGCAGGACTTCCACATCCTGGCCAGCACCCCAAGCTGCCCGATTGCCGGCATGTTCAACGACGAGCGTCGCTACTACGGCGTACAGTTCCACCCGGAAGTGACCCACACCAAGCAAGGCGGCCGCATCCTGTCGCGCTTCATCCTCGACATCTGCGGCTGTGAAGCCCTGTGGACCCCGTCGAAAATCGCTGAAGACGCCATCGCCCAGGTCCGTGCACAAGTCGGTACCGACAACGTCCTGCTCGGCCTGTCCGGCGGCGTTGACTCCTCCGTGGTTGCCGCGCTGCTGCACAAGGCCATCGGCGACCAACTGACCTGCGTGTTCGTCGACAACGGCCTGCTGCGCCTGCACGAAGGTGAGCAAGTGATGGCCATGTTCGCCGAGAACATGGGCGTCAAAGTGATCCGCGCCAACGCTGAAGAACAGTTCTTGAATAACCTGGCCGGCGAGTCCGACCCGGAGAAAAAACGCAAGATCATCGGCCGCACCTTCATTGACGTGTTCGATGCCCAGTCCAACAAACTGGACAACATCAAGTACCTCGCCCAGGGCACCATCTACCCCGACGTGATCGAGTCGGCTGGCGCCAAGAGCGGCAAGGCCCACGTGATCAAGTCCCACCACAACGTGGGTGGCCTGCCTGATGAAATGAACCTCAAGCTGGTCGAACCACTGCGCGAGCTGTTCAAGGACGAAGTCCGCCGTCTGGGCCTGGAACTGGGCCTGCCTTACGACATGGTCTACCGCCACCCATTCCCGGGCCCGGGCCTGGGCGTACGTATCCTCGGTGAAGTGAAGAAGGAATACGCCGACCTGCTGCGTCGCGCCGACCACATCTTCATCGAAGAACTGCGCAAGGCCGACTGGTACCACAAGGTCAGCCAAGCGTTCGTAGTGTTCCAACCGGTGAAATCCGTAGGCGTTGTCGGCGATGGTCGCCGTTACGCATGGGTCGTGGCCCTGCGTGCCGTAGAAACCATCGACTTCATGACCGCCCGCTGGGCCCACCTGCCATACGAACTGCTGGAAACCGTCAGCGGCCGTATCATCAATGAAATCGAAGGCATTTCGCGCGTGACGTATGACGTGTCGAGCAAGCCGCCGGCGACGATTGAGTGGGAATAA